ACGGATCCTGGTCGCCCGGGCGATAGACTTGTGCAACCATCTCCCGGCCGTCGTCCCCCGCCGGGCAGGCCTGCATGTCGCTGACCGAGATCACGCCGGCCGGTGCGTCATACCACAGGTCCACTTCCACGCGGCGGTTGCGTTCTCTTCCGGCGACGTTATTCGCATTCTCCAGCGGCCGGCCAGCGCCGCCAACCTCGCCGACCACCTGGTGATCGGCGCCGTACAGGGCCTGCGCCTTCTGTCCGATCGGCAGGTCGTCCGTGTAGGCCGTGATGCGAAGCTGTGCATCGGGCTTGTCACGATAGCGCGCGAATACGTCGCGGATGGCATCCAGGGTCGAACGGGAAACCTTGCCCTCCTCCGCTTCCAGCTGAATGGGCGGGACCACGTTGCGCAGTTCCACTTTGCGCGTTCCCGGCAGTTTGCGCACGAGGATACAGGCGGGCTCGGTGCGGCATACGCGCACGCGGCGCACCCCGGGCGGCGGCACCGCCAGCGGTTCGGGGATAAGTCCCTTCGACTGCACCGTGTCTACCCAGACCTGCACCTCGACCCGACGATTGAGCGCCCGTATTTCCGGTGTATCTCCGGTCTCCAGGGGATCGGAATCGCCTTTCCCTTCCACCGTAATCGCCGGCTCCGGAAGATCCAGGCGGCTGCGGAAGAAATCCGCCGCTGCCTGGGCGCGCGCGCGGGACAGGCCGACCCGGTCGCCGTAGCGGGTGCGCTGTACCGGCGTCAGTGGCGCACTGTCGGTGTATCCGGTGAAGCGCATGCGCAATCGCTTGTCCTTGCCCAGGCGCTCCAACACATCGCGTACCTGCTGCAGGGCCGAGGACGGAACCGCAGGCGCACCGTCCTGATCATGGATCAGTGGCACCAGGTCCTTCATCTCGGTGGACGACACGTCCTCCACCTGGCGATTCGACAACACGATGCGGTCATCCGCCTGCACCGCCATGCGGTCCGGGTCCAGGGTCCACAGGACAAAATGCACGTCCGGCAACTGGTGTTCGGTGTTGGCCTGGGTCGGGCTATGCACCACCGCCGGCTCGCCGAACAGGCGCTGCATAAACGAACGGTGCGGCGCTTCGTCCGCCGCCGCACTCATCGGCAGGCTCACCGCAAGACCGAGGACCATCAGGCGACGCAAGGCGGCCATCATGATCCACCTCCGGCCCGGCCCCGACGCCAGAACAACTCGGTTTCGATCGAGAGCGTGTACGGCGCACCGGCGGACTTCCAGCGCTTCTCAATGATGGCGGACAGTGCCTTGATGCGTGCCCTTGCCAGGGCCGCAGTCTCCGTGTCGCCGAGGTAGGCGATACGCAGTACCGACGGCCTCTTGCGTAGCTGCTCAAGCACCGTATCCAGCGATGCCTTCCATTCCGGCCGCAGTTGCGTACGCACCGGGACGAAGGCAGCGTCGCTGATATCCAGGCGCACGACGTGATGAATCGTGGCACCGAAGTTGATCTTCACCATCTTGCCGCGGGTCGCCCGCACCACGCGCGGGTTCTCGCTGGTAATGCGGTAGCCGGTGGGCAGACTGCGCGGATCCAGCTTGACTACAAGGTTGGACCCACGATCCGGATTCGGCACCGCGGCACAGCTCACATGGAAGCGGCCATGGGCATCGGTGGTGATCAGCAGACCATTCACCGTGGTCACGCGGGCCCCGGCGATCCCGGGCTCACCCGGATCCGGGTAGCCGTTGTGGTTCCGGTCATCGTAGACCTTGCCAATGACATCGGTGCAATCGAAGGTCGGATCCGGAATCACGCGCACCGTCGCGCTGGCGATGCCCGAGATGTTGGGCCCAAGTATGGTGTTGTCCACCTGGGCCTGGTTGACGTATTTGCCGTCGCCAACACCGGAACCGATGATCAGGATCAGCTTGACCACCGTCGGCGAGCCCGGAGTCAGGGTCAGTCCACTCCAGGTGAGCTGGCGCCCAACAATGACCGGCGCGGTATTGACGCCGTTGATGCTGGCCGAGCCCGACACGTACTTGAAGCCCGGCGGAATCGTGTCGACGATGCTGTTGCTCGTCAGTACACCACCCAGGTTGTTGTTCACGGTGATGGTGTACGGCACCAGATCGCCGCGATGGACATTGGTCAGCGGCGTGGTCTTGGTGATGGTGACGCCCGTACCGGTAATCACCGGGTCCAGCGGAATGTGGTTGTTGAACATCTGGCTCGCGCCCGGGGTCGGCGTGCCCAGAATCAGGGACAGGTAGTACGGCGTACCCGGGGAAGACGGGGCCGGAGCGAATTCCGAGGTCTGGGCCTCACAGTAGCCGGCCGGCGCGCCGGCGGCGTTCGGGGTACAGATCGGTACCGAGAACGGTCCCGGGGTCGGCGGAATGATGGCCGACGGCGTACCGGAGTACCCCGCGCCCGGCGGCGCTACCTGAATCTCGTAGGTTCCGCCCGCCGGACAGGAGGCCGGCACCGAGAAGTTCAGATCGAACTTGTAGTAGCCGCTGGCGAGCGTGACCTGGTTTTGTTGTGCGGCGTCGTCGAAGCAGTTCGGATCCACCGCCAGGCCGGTACCCGAATTAATCAGCGTCAGGGTCGCCCCTGCCACGGGGATGCGGGATACGGAATCGTAAACCACGCCATCCGGATCGATGGGCAGATTCAGGTTCTGCAGGTTCGCGCCCGAGCCGGCGATGATGCTGGAAATCCGTTGTGGACCATTGGTAAATACCGAATCGGCCAGGCCGAGGGACGCGGTGGTGGCCACGGCGCCCGGGGCACGGAACCGCAGCTCATACTGGTCGCCAGAAACGTCGTTCGGCGCGAGGCCATTGATGGCGTAATCGCCATTGCCATCGGTGGTCACGGTATCCAGCAAGGAACCGTTGCGGTAGATATCCACGGACCAGTTCTGCAGGCGCAGTTCGCTCGCGTCGGTGGCGTTGTTGAAATTGGCGTCGTGCCACACCCGTCCATTGAGATTGGCTACGCCGGGTGTGCCGCCCACGTCCACAGATGCACTGGCGATTTGCGCGCCGGAGTTCCAGGAAACCTGGGCGGTGTTGCTGATGGTGGTTCCAATCGCTACCGCGGCGCCGATCTGAACGCGGAAACGGACGGTCGCCGTGCCACCCACGGAAATGGTTCCGTTCCCCGCACTGGGCAGCGGCGGCGTCAGGTCGCTGCTGCTGACCGGAATTCCCGCAACGAGCGGCGACACCCCGCCGTCGGGCTGGCCCACCGGCAATGTATTTTCGAATGTGCTGTTGGCGACGTAGGTGCTATTCGCCGGTATCGGGTCCGTGAGCACGACATTGGTCGCATCCACCGTTCCGATATTGGTGATGGTAATGGTGTACTCCAGCTCGCCGCCGGCCTGGGCGACACCACCACCGACCACGGCCACGGATTTGGTCATGGACAGTTGTTGCGCGTTACCCACCACTACCTGGGTCGGCTGGTCGCCATTGCTGTCATCGCCATCGGCATCGGTGGGTTCCGGGGCCTGCTCGTTGCTGGTGACCGTACCCTGGTTGCTGATGACGGTTCCCGCGGTCACCCCGGTATTGACGGTCACCTCGAATACGATCGTCGCGGTTTCACCCACGGCCAGCGTCCCGCCGGTACCCAGCTGCAGGCCGCCTTCGATGGCACTGACGCCCGGTGATGGATCGACCACCGGCGCACCATTCAAAGTCGTGGTATTGGGTGTGTAGGTTGTGCCCGTTGGAATGGCGTCGGTGAACACAACGTTGGTCGCCGCTGTCGCACCGCTGTTGGTGACGGTAATGGTGTAGCGCAGGGTATCGCCCTGGTCGACCTGCCCCGGGGTGCTGCCACCATTGTCGATGACCTGCACGGTCTTGGTGGAATCAATTAGCGGCAGATTGCCGACGATGTCGCGGGTGGGATCGTCGGCCGTCGGCGTGGCCGGATCATCCGACGGCTGTTCCGTCAGGGTAGCGCCGCTGGCGCTGCTTCCGTTTACGAAGCCCTGGTTGGAGATCACCGTGCCGTTTACCACGCCGGTGTTGATCGTGACATCGAAGGTGATGGTGGCAACATTGCCGGCCGCCGGATCCGCGTCGGCGCGCATGTAGCCCGGCGTGGTGTCTTCCGGCGGCGGTGCGTGAATGAGCATGCCGCCTTCGATGGCACTGACCCCGGCCGAGGGATCGACCACGGCGTTGCCGTTCAGCGTGGTACTGTTGGGGACGTAGGTGGTATTGGCCGGAATCGCGTCGCGCAAGCTGACGTTCGTCGCATCCTCGGAACCGATATTCTTCACCGTGATCGTGTAGCGCAGGGTATCACCCGACACGAGCACCGCCGGGTCTCCCGTTAGATCCTGGGATGTCTTCTCCACCCGCAGCTGCGGCGCGGAGCCGATTACGGTCTGCGTCGGGTCCTCGTCACCCAGAACCACCGGGTTGTCCGGGCCATTGACATTGGGGTCGTCGCTGTTGAGCGCGGTGTAGTTCGGTATATGGATCTGCGCCTGATTCAGCACCACCGTGCCATTGGGTATCGACGAGGCCAGGGTAATATCGAAATCGATCGTGAGGGTGTCGTACGTCCCGCCGTTGGGATCGAAGGTGATATTGCGTACATCCACCAGGCCCGTTCCCAGGGTCCCGCCGGTGGCGCTGGAGTTGCTGGCGTCGAAGCCCGGTGCCCCGACGACGACCGGAGCCGTCATGGTTCCCGCGGCGAACCAAGGCGTCCCGCTGGTGTTCAGGCGCTCGAGATCGTCGGTCAGCGCGACATTGCTCAAGGGCACCGAACTCAGGTTGTGCGCGGTGATGTGGTAGTGCAGCGTATCGCCCGGCGAGGCGGTGGCACCGGAACCGCCCGTCGTCACATTGGTCACCGTCTTGCGGAACTCCAGCACCGGGACGTCAACCGTGAACGGCAGCGCGTCCTGCCAGTCGAGAGTGCCGGGGGTACCGTCGGTGATGGGACGGGTGTACGTGCGAATCTCGCCCGTAGCGCCTGCGCCGGCCGTATCCAGGCTGAACCACTGGGTCGCGCCGGCAATGTTGATCAGGTTCTCACCCTGGGTGTTGTCGTTGTCCGGCACCGCATCGTACGTAAGGATTAGCCGATTGCCCGGTTCGATGGCGGCGGCGGCCGACTGCATGGTGTAGGTGAGCGTACAGGTCGAGGGCCCGGCGTAGGCGGTCACGAAGTCCGTGCCTTCCGTAAGCGTTCGAAGGGGTGTCGTGCCCGTTGGTGGATAGACGGCCGCGGTGATATTGGTCGGCGCCGTATCACACATGCCCCCGGGCGTGGGATTGGGCAACTGATCCACAACGGTCATGTCCCAGGCGGTGCTGGCGTTTCCTGTGTCCACGTTCTGCACCGTCAGGGTATACGTGGACGGAACACCGAACTGCGCCGTCGCCGGTCCACTCTTCTGCAACGTGACCTGTTCCGGCTCGACGATCTTCATATCCGGCGTGGTCGCTCCACCTCCCGCCTGTTGCGTACCCGCGTCGTTGTCGATCTGGTTATAGAGATAGGTCGCGGTGTTGTTGAACAGGAGCCCGGCGACATTCGTTGTTGTGTTGTTCATCACCAGCACCCGGACGGCGAGCGCAATCTGTTCACCGGCCGGGATGTCGATGCCGTTGGTGTTGTCCTCGATACGCAGATTCGTGAGACTGCCGCTGGTATTCACCGGCGTCCAGGTGCCTGGCCCCGCGACGCGCGTCACGCTCACAAAATTCAGGTCCGCCGCGGATGCACCCAGGTCGTCCAGTACGACGACGTCGTGCAGGGCCACCGGCACCGGTGTCGCCGGAACCTTGATGGTGTAAGTGAACTCCTGGCCGATGGTTACGTTCGGATTGGCCGGATTGGTCTTCGACAAGGGGTTGGGCGCGGCACTGGTCAGGGTGACGGAATCGGTGTTGCTGGGTCCGTAAATCTCGCGCACGCCGTCAACCCCGCCATCACTGGGCACGGCATTGTTATCGAAGGAGTAGTAGTACTGCACCTGGGCCTGGTTGGTCATGACCAGACCCGCGCCCAGATCCGGGTCGGCCTGTACCTGGTAGGTCAGCGTCAGGTTTCCGCCGGCGGGAATGGTGTAGGCACTGGCGGTCCCGGTGTCAAAATTCCAGTCGGCAATACCGGTTGCCGGATCGTAACTGGGCGCAAGATTCGGCAGGGTCGTAGTCGTCGTCCCGTCACTAACCGTAATGCTCAGGGTGGTAACGGTTGCAGCACCGTTGCGCAGGCCCACCGGGATCACATCACGGAATTCCGTGTCGTAGGCCGGCGCGGTTCCGTTGTTGGAGATCACGACCGTGTAGTCTATGAGCTCGTTGGCATCGATAATGGTATCGCCACCGGCGGGGACCGCGGTCTTGGCCACGCTCAGATTCGGTTGCAGGACCTCGCTGGTGGCACTGGCAATCTGCGTAGGCGCGCCGCCCGCAGTCGGTGTCCAGGCGAAGGTCGCCGTATTGGTCAGCGTAATGTTGTTGACGTGTGGCAGAACCGCGTTCAGCACCCGCGCGCGATAGACGATGACGAAATCGTTGTTGGCGGGAATGTTGTCCCCCGCATTGACAATCGTCCCGATATTCCAGGTAACCGTGGTCGGGCCAGTGGTGGCGTTTCCGGTGACCGTCGGCGGCGAGACCGGAGAATAGGTGAAGGGCGTTTGCGAGGTATAGGGCGCCGTGGTATCCCCGTTGATGCTGGCGACCCCTTCGAATTGCAGGCCCTGAGGCAGAACGTCCGTTATGGTTACACCCGGCGTGGTTCCTTCGGGCAGGGTCAGGCGGAGCGAGTAGCGAACGATGTCACCGATACGCACATTGGTACCGGGACCTGTGGGCTCATAGGTATCGCTCGCGTGGACCTTGGTGAAGACCGTGGACGCCATGGTTACGCTGGCGGTCGCGGTAGTTTCATAGTCGTTTACCGGGTCGCCGGCATTGGGAATGACACCATTGCGCAGGCCCATGTCGCTGCCATCGGGTCCGATCTGCCCGGTACTGTTTAACGCCGTCCCCTGCCCCGGCAGCGAATCCCAGGCCCCCTGAATCGTATTGCTCAGGACCTCGTCCGGCTCCGCGGTATCGTCAACGCGAACCTGGAAGGTGAAGCTGATACTTCCACCTACCGGAATCGCGGTTCCCGCTGGCCATCGGAAGATGGGCTGGTTCGGTCCCAGCGTCGTCGTGTCGACCGTGGTCGGTGGATCGGCGCCGCTGACGTTGTTGATGAACGTCATCTTGGTGCCGACCAGGTTGTCCATAACCCGCAGGTTGTAGGCCGCGGCGGTGCCGGAATTCGTTGCCGTAACCGTGACGGTCAACGCGTCACCGGCATCGGCGGTTGCGGCGTTGAAGGCCTTGGTCAGAGTGATGCGCGGCTCGCGCACCCGCACATCGGCATTGCCGTAGGAAAGCGTGATTGTATTGCCCGAATCGTCGACGTAGGTTGCAGTAGCGTTGGTGTAGGTACCGCCGTTACGAATCAGCATCCCGTCATTGGTGACAGCGGTGTTCTCGATTCGGGCAATGAAAGAGACAGGGAAGGTGAAACGCCCCCCGCTCCACTTGGTCAGCTCCTGGTCTCCGAAATCCCATTCCACGTAGTCGTTGGTTCCGGTGCTGGTACAGGTGGGCTTGATCACTCCGCCAGGGCTGAACCCCGCGGCGCGATAGGGGGCGCGGTTCAGATCGACATCCGGCGCCTCGGCGCATCGTATGCCCGCGGGCAATTCGTCGCGGACGACGAAATTGCGCAAATGGGATATCGGGATCTCGGTCGTCAACTGGTAGCGGATCTCTTCGCCGATGGATACCGACTGGGGCGAGGTGCCACTGAAGGGCGTATTGGATACCTCGATTACGGACTTGGGCTGGGTCAGCACCGGCAGGATCTGGATGGTCGCCGATACCGGACTGGTGGTGTACACGCGCGCGCCGTCCGCCTGGCCGTTGCTGCCGGGTGCCACGGAGTAAAGACCCTGGCTTCCCGACGGCCCCGGCAGGGTGTCGTAGGTCGCTACTACGGAATTGACCAGGGTCTGAAGGGGGGCGACCGAGTCGTCCGGATCGACGCGATAGTATAGGGTGACCGTTTGTCCCGGATTGATCTGCTCCAGGGCCGTACTGTTTGTGTACGAAAAGGTAACCGTCGCCGGAGTGCCGTTGTTCACCGTATTGTCGCCAATCGTGCCCTCGCCGTTCGCATCACCCCCGTCCGTGGCCGAGTCGCCATCGTTGTTCAGCCCGTCGGTACCCAGGGGCACCACATACATCTGATCGCTCGGATCCAGGGTGTCGGTGACGGTTACGTCAAAGGCCGGGGCCCGCTGCACGCCGCCACTGCTCAACTCGTTGGTTAGCTGGATGCGGTAGATATACGAGTCGTTGGTATCACCGTCATTGGCCAGGGTGGTCCAGTTGCTGCACGACGGACCGACGCCGTACAGGGTTTCGTTACAGACCTCCTTTACGACCTGGATGTTGGGCTCGGTGACCGTATTGTCCGCGCGTCGCACCGCAATATCCGGATAGCCAGGAACACCGGCATTCTGGTCCACGGTGATGGTGGTGGTGGTTCCGCCGGAATCGAAAAGCGCATCGAAACTCGCCACGGCGATATTGGTGCTGAGCGCCGCATGCTGGTTGGGTAGCGCCGAGGCATTCAGCGCATCGTTCATCAGCCTTGTTCCAACATTGGCCGTAAACCACTCGCCCCTGCGCGTGATCGGGCTCCCCGTCGGATTGAACGACCAACTCACGTCTCCGTATCCCAGCGTCGGCGGCGCGGCGATCGTCGGTGTTGTGATCTGGGACGGCGGCGTGTTGGTGGTGGAGGCTGAATAATCCTGGCCCAGGTATCCCTGCCCGGTCGGCATCTGGTCGGTGATAGTAATGTTCTCCACCGCGATCAGGGTGTAGCCCGGGGTCTGGAAGCCGAACCAGCCGCCGGACTCGATATGAAACTTGCACTCCTCGCCGATGATGACGTTGTTGTTGGACAGGGGCGGCGGATTGTCCTCGCTGCAATTGACTGGAAGAGCCTTGGTCAGATTGAAACCCAGGGCCTTGGACCGGATCCCGTCCAGGGAATAGTTGTTGACCGTGCTGCCGATGGAATCGCTGGGCGTCGGGTACACCAGGGGCGTTCCATCGGACAGGCGAATCTCGCCGATCACATCGGCGCGCAGGGTCAGGTCGTCGTTGGCCGCGGCTGCGTTCTTGGTGACGGTGAACAGAAGGTTCTGTGTCGCACCCGCGCCGATGGTGCCCAAGCCCGGATTGGCGTCGGTACATTCGAACACCGTCGCCGTGGGCGGAATTCCCGCCGGGATGGGCCACACCGGCCGCGGCGGCGGGTTTGATGTCAACGAGCACCCCGTGGGCCAGGACTCCACCGTCATCTCCTCGCCGAAGGATACATAGGTATAGTAATTTGCCGCCCCGTCGCCGCCGTTGTTCGTCAG
The Acidiferrobacteraceae bacterium DNA segment above includes these coding regions:
- a CDS encoding OmpA family protein, producing MMAALRRLMVLGLAVSLPMSAAADEAPHRSFMQRLFGEPAVVHSPTQANTEHQLPDVHFVLWTLDPDRMAVQADDRIVLSNRQVEDVSSTEMKDLVPLIHDQDGAPAVPSSALQQVRDVLERLGKDKRLRMRFTGYTDSAPLTPVQRTRYGDRVGLSRARAQAAADFFRSRLDLPEPAITVEGKGDSDPLETGDTPEIRALNRRVEVQVWVDTVQSKGLIPEPLAVPPPGVRRVRVCRTEPACILVRKLPGTRKVELRNVVPPIQLEAEEGKVSRSTLDAIRDVFARYRDKPDAQLRITAYTDDLPIGQKAQALYGADHQVVGEVGGAGRPLENANNVAGRERNRRVEVDLWYDAPAGVISVSDMQACPAGDDGREMVAQVYRPGDQDPLPAIPYRDGKPEIGDAYLTQLKGLLDRLQDKPNLHLRFVGYLAPTSLSRRAAQVYGDAWKLSEDRAQRVRKKIQEALNLPDSMVQTEGGGYAPDEAADQSDLTTSPQGKVVAQIWFDVPAPRSNEEVEVVHTTRDTSPVNPYSLAPLRVTVDGKRLDDTLPDSADVQRCTDVALDKTRIRLSYDGSAPDPKLAVMASPAVIATRDDPDTPEAENLAHFRSYSNYAAFLARSEVRL